The proteins below are encoded in one region of Brassica napus cultivar Da-Ae chromosome A6, Da-Ae, whole genome shotgun sequence:
- the LOC106428922 gene encoding DNA-(apurinic or apyrimidinic site) endonuclease, which translates to MKRFFKPIEKDGSSAPKKPCLSPEDGVEEGKNQKEPTKFVTWNANSFLLRVKNDWSELSKFVSDFDPDVIAIQEVRMPAAGGKGKPKNYGELSDDTKALREEKQILMRALSTPPFGNYRVWWSLAESKYAGTALLVKKCFKPHKVYFNLDKLASKHEPDGRVILAEFETFRLLNTYSPNNGWKEEENAFQRRRKWDKRIVEFLSQTSDKPLIWCGDLNVSHEEIDVSHPDFFATAKLNGYVPPNKEDCGQPGFTPSERARFGTIMKEGRLVDAYRYLHKEPDMESGFSWSGNPIGKYRGKRMRIDYFLVSEQLKDRIVSCKMHGRGIELEGFYGSDHCPVSLELSKPSSYTEENQVSN; encoded by the exons ATGAAGCGATTCTTCAAGCCCATCGAGAAAGACGGCTCATCGGCGCCTAAGAAGCCCTGCCTCTCGCCGGAAGACGGTGTTGAAGAAGGAAAGAACCAGAAAGAGCCGACAAAGTTTGTAACTTGGAACGCTAACAGCTTCCTCCTTCGTGTGAAAAACGACTGGTCCGAGCTCTCTAAGTTCGTCTCCGATTTCGATCCTGATGTCATTGCCATACAG GAGGTAAGAATGCCTGCTGCTGGTGGCAAGGGTAAACCTAAAAACTACGGCGAGTTGAGCGATGACACCAAAGCTTTGCGTGAGGAGAAACAG ATTTTGATGAGGGCTCTCTCAACTCCACCATTTGGAAACTATCGAGTTTGGTGGTCTCTTGCGGAGTCCAAGTATGCAGGGACAGCCTTGCTAGTTAAAAAGTGTTTCAAGCCCCATAAAGTTTACTTCAACCTAGACAAACtag CATCTAAACATGAACCTGATGGTCGTGTAATCTTAGCTGAATTTGAGACGTTTCGTCTGTTGAACACGTATTCGCCTAACAATGGTTGGAAAGAGGAGGAGAATGCGTTTCAGAGGAGAAGGAAATGGGACAAGAGGATTGTTGAGTTCCTTTCCCAAACCTCTGATAAACCTCTAATATGGTGCGGCGACTTAAATGTCAG TCATGAGGAGATAGATGTTAGCCATCCAGATTTTTTTGCAACCGCAAAGCTTAATGGTTATGTTCCTCCAAACAAAGAG GACTGCGGACAGCCTGGATTTACACCATCAGAGAGAGCACGCTTCGGTACAATCATGAAAGA AGGAAGGCTTGTTGATGCATACCGGTATCTTCACAAGGAACCAGACATGGAAAGTGGGTTCTCATGGTCTGGGAATCCTATTGGAAA GTACAGGGGAAAGAGGATGAGGATCGACTATTTTCTGGTTTCTGAACAGCTCAAAGACCGTATAGTTTCTTGTAAGATGCACGGTCGTGGGATAGAATTAGAAG GTTTCTATGGTAGTGATCACTGTCCGGTTTCACTTGAGCTTTCGAAGCCATCTTCATATACGGAAGAGAACCAGGTTTCTAACTGA
- the LOC106430821 gene encoding RPM1-interacting protein 4-like: MATGNKGRQLPKFGEWDATNPASAQGFTVIFNQARDDKKTKKTAVAGPESLVTPPVNIEPQRRHNHHNNKRNPQIQREKKGWLCFR, encoded by the exons ATGGCCACG GGAAACAAAGGAAGACAACTGCCAAAGTTTGGGGAATGGGACGCCACTAATCCAGCCTCAGCACAAGGGTTCACCGTCATCTTCAACCAGGCTCGTGACGACAAGAAGACCAAGAAAACAGCTGTCGCGGGACCTGAGAGTCTGGTTACACCTCCAGTAAACATTGAGCCTCAGCGGAGACACAACCATCATAATAATAAACGTAATCCCCAAATCCAACGAGAAAAG aaGGGATGGCTATGTTTCCGCTAA
- the LOC106430820 gene encoding zinc finger CCCH domain-containing protein 43-like yields the protein MIGICGSIARDGLETEPVSRSPSLADGSPSDLNHAADVLSKELKNVGLDEEKMMSVPGGGDDSKEEEDGVSENESEALYPVRPGAEDCAFYMRTGSCKFGSTCKFNHPLPNPTNIQIARESKVREKEEDADKMRLMDCKYYFRTGGCKYGLTCRFNHTKPNSDVPPSAPELNFLGLPIRPGEIECPFYMRNGSCKFGADCKFDHPDPTTLGGTDSLSFHGNNGGSIGSFSPKSTFQPSSTSWSSPRHANGTAPFIPSMLSQSRGASSQTPEWNGYQATTMYPSERSVFSTSTTYLMNNSSAETSIFTPYKYQKPAEEFPERPDQPDCSYYLKTGDCKFKFTCKYHHPKNRLPKQPPFALNDKGLPLRPDQVICTHYSRYGICKFGPACRFDHSIQLPDSTGSSHVVAEPPQVGANGNESDGWN from the exons atgatAGGAATCTGCGGGTCAATTGCGAGAGACGGGCTCGAGACCGAACCTGTGTCTCGATCTCCTTCGTTGGCTGATGGATCGCCTTCTGATCTCAATCACGCGGCGGATGTCCTCAGTAAGGAGTTAAAGAATGTGGGTCTGGATGAAGAGAAGATGATGAGTGTCCCTGGCGGCGGCGATGATtcgaaagaagaagaagatggtgtgAGCGAGAATGAGAGTGAGGCGTTGTATCCGGTGAGGCCAGGAGCAGAGGATTGCGCGTTTTACATGAGAACTGGGAGCTGCAAATTCGGATCCACTTGCAAATTCAACCACCCTCTTCCAAATCCCACTAACATCCAA ATTGCTAGGGAGAGTAAAGTAAGAGAAAAGGAAGAGGATGCTGATAAAATGAGACTCATGGATTGCAAG TATTACTTCAGGACAGGAGGTTGCAAATATGGATTAACTTGTAGATTCAACCACACTAAACCAAACTCTGATGTTCCACCCTCTGCACCTGAGCTTAACTTCCTCGGCCTTCCCATCCGACCT GGAGAGATAGAATGTCCTTTCTACATGCGCAATGGCTCCTGTAAGTTCGGAGCTGACTGCAAATTTGATCATCCTGATCCCACAACTCTTGGAGGAACCGACTCTCTGTCTTTTCATGGTAACAATGGTGGATCCATCGGATCATTTTCCCCCAAAAGCACATTCCAACCAAGTTCAACCTCATGGTCTTCACCGAGGCATGCCAATGGTACAGCTCCTTTTATTCCATCCATGTTGTCTCAGAGTCGTGGAGCTTCATCCCAAACTCCCGAGTGGAATGGCTATCAG GCTACTACTATGTATCCGTCAGAAAGGAGTGTGTTTTCTACTTCCACCACATACCTTATGAACAACTCATCAGCTGAAACAAGTATTTTCACACCatacaaatatcaaaaaccTGCTGAGGAGTTTCCAGAACGTCCCGACCAGCCTGATTGCAGTTATTATCTTAAAACTGGGGACTGTAAGTTCAAGTTCACTTGCAAATACCATCATCCTAAGAATCGATTGCCGAAACAGCCTCCTTTCGCTCTCAATGACAAGGGCCTTCCCCTTAGGCCT GATCAAGTCATCTGTACACATTACAGTCGCTACGGCATCTGCAAATTTGGTCCAGCTTGTAGGTTTGACCATTCCATCCAGCTCCCGGATTCGACAGGAAGCTCCCATGTTGTAGCAGAACCTCCTCAGGTCGGTGCTAATGGGAATGAAAGTGACGGTTGGAATTGA
- the LOC111199047 gene encoding lysine-specific demethylase REF6-like produces MAVSEQSQDVFPWLKSLPVAPEFRPTLAEFQDPMAYICKIEEEASRYGICKIVPPVPPSSKKTAINNLNRSLAARARARARDGGKPDYDGGPTFTTRQQQIGFCPRRQRPVQRPVWQSGERYTFDEFEFKAKNFEKSYLKKCGKKGSVSPLEVETLYWRASVDKPFSVEYANDMPGSAFVPLSLAAARRRESGGDCGTVGETAWNMRAMARAEGSLLKFMKEEIPGVTSPMVYIAMMFSWFAWHVEDHDLHSLNYLHMGAGKTWYGVPKDAAMAFEEVVRVHGYGEELNPLVTFSTLGEKTTVMSPEVFVRAGIPCCRLVQNPGDFVITFPGAYHSGFSHGFNFGEASNIATPQWLRMAKDAAIRRASINYPPMVSHLQLLYDYALALGSRVPDSIHNKPRSSRLKDKKKSEGEKLTNELFVQNIIHNNELLRSLGKGSPIALLPQSSSDVSVCSDVRIGSHLGANQEQTTLLIKSEDLSSDSVMVSLSNGVKEKFTSLCERNRDHLASKEDETQGTSTDVERRKNNGAVGLSDQRLFSCVTCGVLSFDCVAIIQPKEAAARYLMSADCSFLNDWTVASGSGNLGQDVVMPPSGKQDVGDLYNAPVQTPYHSTTKTVDQRTSSSSLTKENGALGLLASAYGDSSDSEEEDHKGLDNPVSNEVACVLEASSFDTDGNDEAGNGISSALNTQGLACEKGKEVDVSHANLSKGGNTSSVEITLPFIPRSDDDFSRLHVFCLEHAAEVEQRLHPIGGINIMLLCHPDYPRIEAEGKVVAKELGVNHEWNYTEFKNVTREDEETIQAALANVEAKAGNSDWAVKLGINLSHSAILSRSPLYSKQMPYNSVIYNVFGRTSPATPQVSGIRSSRQRKYVAGKWCGKVWMSHQVHPFLLEEDLEGEETERSHLRAALDEDVTVHGNDSRDATTMFGRKYSRKRKARGKAAPRKKLTSFKREAGVSDDTSEDHSYKQQWRAYGDEEESYFETGNEVSGDSSNQMSDQQQLKGVESDDDEVSERSLGQEYTVRREYASSESSKENGFQVYREDQPMYGDNDMYRHPRGIPRSKRTKVFRDLVSYDSEDQQRERVFTSDAQTSRMDDEYDSEENSLEEQDFCSSGKRQTRSIAKRKVKTKIVQSLGDTGGRTLLQSGSRKKMKELDSYMEGPSTRLRVRTPKPSRGSSATKPKKTGKKGRNVSFSEVASEEEVEENEEESEEASTRIRVRTLKPPRRSLETKPKKTGKKGSNVSSLSGVASEEEVEEDEQEECLPYQCDMEGCTMSFSSEKQLSLHKRNICPVKGCGKNFFSHKYLVQHQRVHSDERPLKCPWKGCKMTFKWAWSRTEHIRVHTGERPYVCAEPGCSQTFRFVSDFSRHKRKTGHSAKKIKKK; encoded by the exons atggcggTTTCAGAGCAGAGTCAAGACGTGTTCCCATGGCTGAAATCGCTGCCAGTGGCCCCAGAGTTCAGACCCACTCTGGCAGAGTTCCAAGATCCGATGGCTTACATTTGCAAGATCGAAGAGGAAGCTTCCAGATACGGCATCTGCAAAATTGTGCCTCCCGTTCCTCCTTCCTCTAAGAAAACCGCCATTAACAACCTCAACCGCTCTCTCGCCGCTCGAGCCAGGGCCAGGGCTCGCGACGGCGGAAAGCCCGATTACGACGGCGGTCCCACATTCACCACGCGTCAGCAGCAGATCGGGTTTTGCCCTAGGAGGCAGCGCCCCGTGCAGAGACCCGTGTGGCAGAGCGGTGAGCGTTACACTTTCGATGAGTTCGAGTTTAAAGCTAAGAACTTTGAAAAGAGTTATCTTAAGAAGTGCGGCAAGAAGGGTTCCGTCTCGCCGCTCGAAGTCGAGACCCTTTACTGGAGAGCCTCGGTCGATAAGCCCTTCTCCGTTGAGTACGCCAACGACATGCCCGGGTCCGCTTTTGTGCCTCTGAGTTTAGCAGCCGCGAGGAGGAGAGAATCTGGTGGTGATTGTGGGACTGTTGGTGAGACTGCTTGGAACATGAGGGCCATGGCTAGAGCTGAAGGGTCTTTGCTTAAGTTCATGAAAGAGGAGATCCCTGGGGTCACATCTCCCATGGTTTATATCGCTATGATGTTTAGTTGGTTTGCTTGGCATGTGGAGGACCATGACCTCCATAGTCTCAATTACTTGCATATGGGTGCTGGTAAGACTTGGTACGGTGTTCCAAAAGATGCTGCTATGGCCTTTGAGGAGGTGGTCAGGGTTCATGGTTATGGAGAAGAGCTTAATCCTCTTG TGACATTTTCTACTCTTGGTGAGAAGACAACTGTTATGTCTCCTGAAGTATTTGTTAGAGCTGGGATACCATGTTGCAG GTTAGTGCAAAATCCTGGAGATTTTGTCATCACCTTTCCAGGAGCATATCACTCAGGGTTTAGTCATG GATTCAATTTTGGGGAAGCATCTAACATTGCAACTCCACAATGGTTGAGAATGGCAAAAGATGCAGCCATCCGGCGAGCTTCCATAAATTACCCTCCAATGGTTTCTCATCTCCAGTTACTTTATGACTATGCATTGGCTCTAGGTTCAAG AGTGCCAGATAGCATCCACAACAAACCAAGGAGTTCTAGAttgaaagataagaaaaaaagcGAAGGAGAAAAACTGACTAATGAACTGTTTGTGCAAAACATTATCCACAACAACGAGTTGCTCCGCTCTCTTGGAAAAGGATCTCCAATAGCTCTTCTTCCGCAGAGTTCCTCAGATGTATCGGTCTGCTCTGACGTGCGAATTGGATCTCATTTGGGTGCTAACCAGGAACAGACAACACTCCTTATAAAATCTGAAGACTTGAGTTCCGATAGTGTTATGGTCAGTCTCAGTAACGGTGTGAAAGAGAAGTTTACATCTTTGTGTGAAAGGAACAGAGATCATCTGGCAAGCAAAGAGGACGAAACCCAAGGAACTTCAACAGATGTTGAAAGGAGGAAAAATAATGGAGCTGTGGGGCTTTCGGATCAGAGGCTTTTCTCTTGTGTTACATGTGGAGTCTTGAGCTTTGATTGTGTTGCTATTATTCAACCTAAAGAAGCTGCAGCTAGATATCTAATGTCTGCGGATTGTAGCTTCTTGAATGATTGGACAGTTGCTTCCGGATCTGGAAACCTTGGTCAGGATGTAGTGATGCCTCCTTCAG GAAAGCAAGATGTTGGTGACTTATACAATGCTCCTGTTCAAACTCCGTATCATTCAACAACGAAGACCGTTGATCAAAGAACTTCATCAAGTTCCCTAACAAAAGAGAATGGTGCTCTAGGGTTGTTAGCTTCAGCATATGGAGACTCTTCTGATTCTGAGGAAGAAGATCACAAAGGCTTAGATAATCCTGTTTCGAATGAAGTTGCTTGCGTACTTGAAGCATCATCTTTCGATACAGATGGCAACGACGAGGCTGGAAATGGTATATCTTCTGCTTTAAACACCCAAGGACTTGCATGTGAGAAAGGAAAAGAGGTTGACGTATCACATGCTAATCTAAGCAAAGGCGGGAATACATCATCCGTAGAGATCACTTTACCATTTATTCCAAGATCTGATGACGATTTCTCTCGGTTACACGTGTTTTGTCTTGAGCATGCTGCGGAAGTGGAACAACGACTTCATCCTATTGGGGGGATTAACATAATGTTATTATGCCATCCAG ATTACCCCAGGATAGAGGCTGAAGGAAAGGTAGTTGCCAAAGAGCTTGGAGTCAACCACGAGTGGAATTACACTGAGTTCAAGAATGTGACCCGAGAGGATGAGGAAACGATTCAGGCGGCGTTGGCAAACGTTGAAGCTAAGGCTGGGAACAGCGACTGGGCTGTAAAGTTGGGTATTAACCTTTCTCACAGTGCTATCCTCAGTCGCTCTCCTCTCTACAGTAAGCAGATGCCGTACAACTCCGTCATTTACAATGTGTTCGGTCGCACCTCTCCAGCAACGCCCCAAGTTTCTGGTATAAGATCTTCCAGACAGAGGAAATATGTTGCTGGAAAATGGTGTGGTAAGGTTTGGATGTCGCATCAG GTGCATCCTTTTCTGCTGGAGGAGGACTTAGAGGGGGAAGAAACTGAAAGAAGTCATCTGCGAGCTGCTCTGGATGAGGATGTCACTGTTCATGGTAATGACTCTAGAGATGCAACCACAATGTTCGGAAGAAAGTATTCTAGGAAGAGAAAGGCGAGAGGGAAGGCTGCGCCACGCAAGAAGCTTACCTCTTTTAAGAGGGAAGCAGGAGTTTCTGATGACACATCAGAGGATCATTCCTATAAGCAGCAATGGAGGGCTTACGGGGATGAGGAAGAGTCTTATTTTGAGACGGGGAATGAGGTTTCTGGTGATTCGTCGAATCAAATGTCTGATCAGCAACAGCTCAAGGGTGTTGAATCAGATGATGATGAAGTTTCAGAGCGTTCACTTGGACAAGAATATACTGTAAGGAGGGAATATGCATCTTCAGAAAGCTCGAAGGAGAATGGCTTTCAGGTATACAGAGAGGACCAGCCAATGTATGGTGATAATGATATGTACAGGCACCCTAGAGGGATTCCAAGGAGCAAACGGACTAAAGTTTTTAGAGATCTGGTTTCATATGATTCAGAAGATCAGCAAAGGGAAAGGGTATTCACAAGTGATGCACAGACTAGTCGAATGGATGACGAGTACGATTCAGAAGAGAATTCATTGGAGGAACAAGACTTTTGCAGTAGCGGGAAAAGGCAAACCAGGTCCATCGCTAAACGTAAAGTAAAAACCAAGATAGTTCAGAGTCTGGGAGACACAGGAGGTCGCACTTTGCTACAGTCTGGATCcagaaagaagatgaaagagctAGATTCATACATGGAGGGACCTAGCACACGGCTTAGGGTGAGAACCCCGAAACCCTCGAGAGGATCTTCAGCAACAAAGCCGAAGAAAACTGGTAAGAAGGGAAGAAATGTTTCCTTCTCAGAAGTTGCAAGTGAAGAAGAGGTggaggaaaatgaagaagaaagtgagGAAGCTAGCACACGGATAAGGGTGAGAACCCTGAAGCCCCCGAGAAGGTCTTTGGagacaaaaccaaagaaaacTGGTAAGAAAGGAAGTAATGTTTCTTCCCTCTCCGGAGTCGCAAGTGAAGAAGAGGTGGAGGAAGATGAACAAGAGGAATGCTTGCCGTACCAATGTGACATGGAGGGTTGCACAATGAGTTTCAGTTCAGAAAAACAGTTGTCTCTGCATAAAAGAAACATCTGCCCTGTTAAAGGCTGTGGCAAAAACTTCTTCTCACACAAGTATCTGGTTCAGCACCAGCGCGTTCACTCAGATGAGCGTCCACTGAAATGTCCATGGAAGGGGTGCAAGATGACGTTCAAGTGGGCTTGGTCTAGAACGGAACACATAAGGGTACACACTGGTGAGAGGCCTTATGTATGTGCTGAACCGGGTTGTAGTCAGACATTCAGGTTTGTCTCAGATTTTAGCAGGCACAAAAGGAAGACGGGTCATTCAGCTAAGAAGATCAAGAAAAAGTGA